Proteins from a genomic interval of Plutella xylostella chromosome 24, ilPluXylo3.1, whole genome shotgun sequence:
- the LOC105396964 gene encoding coiled-coil domain-containing protein 186 isoform X4, producing the protein MSAVSEEAVSHIDSVDVANSLVESESKCELTCDSGLDTLDSCSLSLVNTSETPKQLQNEEKEGEKGSTNRDAENDSSDTIYSPTSLSPEAGEEHHFMNFDDLHGVDDVDNIAINQLINIENKYDNEIDKISADNGNFKVDLPLDNISSDFSSYLCSDTSGNSARSESEVKNIENIENDGFGKSDIHSNGSTSIHSLDKVHDSNDYIAANDNEMKPQKIMHTLATSTMSLHEETEPAIEAALAKSTFSKSAENIPVLVPHVVSNQNSSTKELDTEQILSDFTSQKTKAQAVQKIVPDVVSTADNKYHRIPKELLNQDLGSIVKNVHGIFSSVSGSLKNAYNISSRAAHPKPPQKIASKTGSKIMSEIFEEESSLQDSGSGTDKDTISETEISKSSNSEQDSESECDAKREVYKLQVESLERLLAEQRKEMAALRERVRQQTEEMIGKEQTFKDLEGKMDLMRKRVEHAEKEKDSAVMRYASSECTVIEARRAAEAAARAERAAAAELELMGGKLKSAHAEKQRICQMYDDKCHEVLSAERELGRAREELRELEGRLKWTQSKLRTEVDAYKESAERAEKLSQQVAELEAARDAAAAHAADSLKARQLEIDLKESQAALILCRHEKAELEKAVVSLTQQLETCKSERDDATTRLATATAEVSRLQDSNLRLEEEAASLAALRARAARADALSSQLERETRRAEQAEEALSAERARAETCLLREASALQHAAQLTAQHVAAAASSCDSRRQAQALEADNVSLRAQLAALQAELAAARRAGADEAERRQRENRTMARKIAELTEEVAETNKKLEWEKGENGVLKKKHASAIKELNRELQRALRRCDQLGAKIPHAENGDHTTGSISSLSSGDSALPTEERLQNGHGNDVPDIQVHTADRMQLIERIVSLQRAAARRAERQDFLEEHARQLTDELRKKARLLRTLLSQAPAGALAGSEREQHKKDIARLGGGAMAAVWGGDPAGMTLELSLEMNNRLQAVLEDALLKNITLKENMDTLGKEIARLKGQPPPQASK; encoded by the exons ATGTCTGCTGTGAGTGAGGAAGCTGTGTCCCATATTGATTCTGTCGACGTCGCTAATTCTCTTGTTGAGAGCGAATCAAAATGTGAATTAACTTGCGATTCCGGATTGGACACTCTCGATTCATGTTCCCTTTCTTTAGTTAACACTTCGGAGACTCCAAAACAGCTCCAAAATGAGGAGAAGGAGGGCGAGAAAGGGTCCACTAACAGGGATGCAGAAAATGATAGTTCTGATACTATTTATAGTCCTACTTCTCTGTCTCCTGAAGCTGGTGAAGAACATCATTTCATGAACTTCGACGACCTCCACGGAGTCGACGATGTTGATAATATTGCTATAAACcaacttataaatatagaGAATAAGTATGACAAtgaaatagataaaatatcaGCAGATAATGGTAATTTTAAGGTTGATCTACCTCTTGATAACATATCCAGTGATTTCAGTAGTTATCTGTGTTCAGATACTTCAGGAAATTCAGCGAGAAGCGAGTCTGAAGTGAAAAATATAGAGAATATTGAAAATGATGGATTTGGAAAATCCGATATTCATTCTAATGGATCTACCAGCATACACAGCCTGGACAAGGTCCATGATTCTAATGATTACATTGCTGCTAATGACAATGAAATGAAGCCCCAAAAAATAATGCATACTCTAGCCACATCCACCATGAGTCTCCATGAAGAAACAGAGCCAGCAATAGAAGCTGCATTAGCCAAATCAACATTCAGCAAAAGTGCTGAGAACATTCCGGTACTGGTTCCACATGTTGTGTCCAACCAGAACTCCAGCACAAAAGAATTGGATACAGAGCAAATACTATCAGACTTTACCAGCCAAAAAACTAAAGCACAGGCTGTCCAAAAAATAGTACCTGATGTAGTGAGCACCGCAGATAATAAATACCACAGGATTCCTAAAGAACTGCTGAACCAGGACTTGGGGAGCATTGTGAAGAATGTCCATGGGATATTCTCTTCAGTCAGCGGTAGTCTTAAGAACGCATACAACATATCATCTAGAGCTGCCCACCCTAAACCACCACAGAAGATTGCCTCAAAGACAGGAAGCAAAATTATGAGTGAAATCTTTGAGGAAGAAAGTAGTCTTCAAGACAGTGGGAGTGGAACAGACAAAGACACAATATCTGAAACTGAAATATCTAAGTCCTCAAATTCTGAACAAGACTCGGAGTCAGAGTGTGATGCTAAAAGGGAAGTGTACAAATTGCAAGTGGAGTCTTTGGAGAGGCTATTGGCTGAACAGAGAAAGGAGATGGCGGCGCTGCGGGAGAGAGTGAGACAGCAGACCGAGGAGATGATTGGGAAGGAGCAGACTTTTAAGGACCTTGAGGGGAAAATGGATTTG ATGCGCAAACGCGTAGAGCACGCGGAAAAGGAGAAAGACTCAGCAGTGATGCGGTACGCCAGCTCAGAGTGTACAGTGATTGAGGCGAGGCGAGCGGCCGAGGCAGCCGCGCGGGCCGAGCGCGCCGCCGCGGCTGAGCTGGAACTCATGGGCGGGAAGCTGAAGTCAGCGCACGCGGAGAAGCAGAGGATCTGCCAGATGTATGATGATAAG TGCCACGAGGTGCTGTCCGCGGAGCGCGAGCTGGGCCGCGCGCGCGAGGAGCTGCGCGAGCTGGAGGGCCGCCTCAAGTGGACGCAGAGCAAGCTGCGGACAGAGGTGGACGCCTACAAG GAGAGCGCCGAGCGTGCGGAGAAGCTGTCGCAGCAGGTAGCCGAGCTGGAGGCCGCGCgggacgccgccgccgcgcacgcCGCCGACTCGCTCAAGGCGAGACAACTCG AAATCGATCTGAAGGAGAGCCAAGCGGCGCTGATCCTCTGTCGCCACGAGAAGGCAGAACTGGAGAAGGCAGTTGTCTCGCTCACACAGCAGCTAGAAACGTGTAAGAGTGAGCGGGACGACGCGACCACCCGCCTCGCAACCGCTACCGCTGAG GTGTCCCGCCTACAAGACAGCAACCTGCGTCTGGAGGAGGAGGCGGCGTCGCTGGCCGCGCTGcgggcgcgcgccgcccgggCCGACGCGCTCAGCTCACAGCTGGAGAG GGAGACCCGTCGAGCGGAGCAAGCGGAAGAGGCCCTGTCAGCGGAGCGAGCTCGCGCCGAGACCTGCTTACTACGGGAGGCCAGCGCCTTACAACACGCCGCGCAGCTCACCGCGCAGCacgtggccgccgccgccagcagcTGCGACTCACGGAGACAG GCGCAAGCTCTCGAGGCGGACAACGTGTCCCTGCGCGCGCAGCTCGCGGCGCTGCAGGCGgagctggcggcggcgcggcgcgcgggggccgACGAGGCGGAGCGGAGGCAGCGGGAGAACCGGACCATGGCTAGAAAG ATCGCAGAGTTGACAGAGGAAGTGGCAGAGACCAACAAGAAGCTGGAGTGGGAGAAAGGAGAGAACGGAGTGTTGAAGAAAAAACACGCCAGTGCCATAaag GAGTTGAACCGCGAGCTACAGAGGGCGCTGCGGCGCTGCGACCAGCTCGGCGCCAAGATACCGCACGCGGAGAACGGAGACCACACCACTG GATCAATAAGTTCGCTGAGTAGCGGGGACAGCGCGCTGCCCACCGAGGAGCGGCTGCAGAACGGACACGGCAACGACGTTCCAGATATACAG GTGCACACGGCGGACCGCATGCAGCTGATCGAGCGGATCGTGTCGCTGCAGCGCGCGGCGGCCCGGCGAGCTGAGCGACAG GACTTCCTGGAGGAGCACGCGCGGCAGCTGACGGACGAGCTGCGCAAGAAGGcgcggctgctgcgcacgctgCTGAGCCAGGCGCCGGCGGGCGCGCTGGCGGGCAGCGAGCGGGAGCAGCACAAG AAGGACATAGCGCGTCTGGGAGGCGGCGCGATGGCGGCGGTGTGGGGCGGAGACCCGGCCGGCATGACGCTTGAGCTGTCCCTCGAGATGAACAACCGACTGCAGGCTGTACTGGAGGACGCCTTGTTGAAGAATATAACCCTCAAG gaAAATATGGATACGTTAGGAAAAGAAATAGCGAGATTAAAAGGACAGCCGCCGCCGCAAGCGAGCAAGTAG